The nucleotide window TTAGCTCATTTTCCGTGATCTTCTCAAGAGGATTGTTATAAAGTGTCTCGTAGATTCTGAGGAGAATGTTAATGTATGCTGTCTTAAGCTGTGGATCTTGTGGATAGATATACAATGCTGTTTCCGGATGAGTTTCAAAAATAATGTCTGCTGACTTGACTTGAGAATCAAGAACTTGGAATCCATTGACACACACAGTCTTGTGCTTCTTTTCAGGTAAGACATGTGTATCTAGTATACCTAGAATATTATATACATCAACGTAGACTTCAATTTTAAGTTTGTCGTTCACAAGAAACCTTTCCTCTTGAAGTTTGGTAAGAGGCAAGGCCTTTTTAAAACCCCGGTTTGGCTTTCTCTCGTTGAACATGTGAGAAGTTGCTGTCCATAGagacaaacaaaaacaataaacatcATTTCCATATATGTATgtaatttactatatatatatgtacgtaATTTCTGGAGAAAACCGGTTAATTTGATACTTCTCTCATGATAATTGTGATTTATGAGATTAAAAGATAGTTTTTTTATCACCTAGACGTTCGGACTTGGCGACATTGGATTGGTTCACGATAACAAAGCGAAACCCGGCATGTCTCCACCATCCTTGAGACATTGAGGGAGAATTTGCAACATCTAGATACATAGACATGTGTGTGTAAATACCGTTTCCCTTGGGATATACGGTAACAtacctagaaaaaaaaatcaaacaaaactaTACATGGTCAAAACCTTAAAACgtatatttagaatataaatcaacattaattctattttttaccAGTTGCAGGAGTAGCTTCTAAACAGATTCGACCGTATTGGAGCATTCCTTTGGGAGAAGTTGTTTATCTCCATAGTATAACTTGGTGTTTGCGTCGACATGTCTTCAAATCGCTTGTTGACTTTAAGGGTTTTGGTTTATTGATTCATGCGTAAGCCAAAtcttctttaatatatataggagAGGTGAAACTAAATTGCGAATTTTGATGGAACTagataactttaaaataattgagattatattttctttaatatcctttgttaaaatatataaagttatcATAATTTAGTTaatgaaacatataatttaatataatatatatatacgagAGGTGGAACTAgatactttaaaataaataaaattatattttcttaagtatctttttgttaaaatatttaaacttatcATAATATACTTAACTGACGTTATGTATTTATGAAAATCTgctgttttcaaaaaaaaaaagataatgaaaaAAGATATTTGGAGTTAGCTTAATTAGGAACAACGTGGTGATAAATATAAACACATAATATAAGTGGAACCATATATATGTTTGTAGTTCCTTCCTCCAAGAAAGTATCAAGCCCTAAATTAAGAGAGAGCTTCTGAAAGCCATGGCGATCCACAATGAGAAGATGACTTACTCTTTCGAGATAGACAACTTCTCCCAAAGGAATACTGTATTTGCGACTCCTATATTCTCAACCGGATCCTGCAACTggtaaaaaaaacaagaattaaGCCTATAGCTTTAGATACTTTCTACACATGTCACTGACTAATTTAAACtaacttttgtttgttttattttttctaggTATGTTTACGTATATCCCAAGGGAGATGAATTTAGTAAAAACATGTGTCTGTGGCTAACAGTTCCAGATCCTTTCTTACGGCCTTTGTATTGGTCGAGAGAGACATTCTTTCGCTTCGTCGTTGTCAACCCATCCAACGTTAACAGCTCGCGAAGTTTCAGTAATTTGTCTTTTTAAAACCCTTTTTTTTACTTCCGCTAACatgaaaagataatatttttttttttggaaaacttttcaatatgatttcttaattttatttttgttcatgtCTCCATATATCTACAGTTAATACTGGCCACGTCTTTAACAAGGGACTGCCAACCTGTGGTTTTAGAACGGACTTGAGTCTTTCCGAACTTCAAGAGGGAAAATTTCTTGTGAACGACAAACTCAAAATTGAAGTCTACATAGGTACTATCTATGCTCATGGTGGACTAGATCCCGATGTG belongs to Raphanus sativus cultivar WK10039 unplaced genomic scaffold, ASM80110v3 Scaffold5498, whole genome shotgun sequence and includes:
- the LOC130507736 gene encoding MATH domain and coiled-coil domain-containing protein At2g42465-like; this encodes MSTQTPSYTMEINNFSQRNAPIRSNLFRSYSCNWYVTVYPKGNGIYTHMSMYLDVANSPSMSQGWWRHAGFRFVIVNQSNVAKSERLATSHMFNERKPNRGFKKALPLTKLQEERFLVNDKLKIEVYVDVYNILGILDTHVLPEKKHKTVCVNGFQVLDSQVKSADIIFETHPETALYIYPQDPQLKTAYINILLRIYETLYNNPLEKITENELSNVSKGLLDLTQAGFKLEWLREKLEKVSEERKKLSGYEAQAWELEKQLKNLELMMCNLKAEIKLKAEN
- the LOC130507735 gene encoding MATH domain and coiled-coil domain-containing protein At2g42465-like, which gives rise to MAIHNEKMTYSFEIDNFSQRNTVFATPIFSTGSCNWYVYVYPKGDEFSKNMCLWLTVPDPFLRPLYWSRETFFRFVVVNPSNVNSSRSFINTGHVFNKGLPTCGFRTDLSLSELQEGKFLVNDKLKIEVYIGTIYAHGGLDPDVLPEKKKETVCVNGFQVLDSQVKSAKWIFETYPETALYIQPQDPQLKTAYMNILLRIYETLYNSPLEKLTENELSNVSKGLLDLTQAGFKLEWLREKLEKVSVERKKLSGYEAQALELGKQLKNLELMMCNLKAEIKLKAES